The following proteins are encoded in a genomic region of Natrinema sp. DC36:
- a CDS encoding acyltransferase produces MSEAVREVVRGDGCTIDADATVGYGEFDEPTRIGENATIRAGSIVYGDVTIGDEFATGHDVLVREGTTIGDDVLVGTKTVIDGQTTIRSHVSLQTNVYVPTETTIGNNVFVGPGAVLTNDEYPVRTDDGLEGPTIEDGASIGANATLLPGVTIGENAFVAAGAVVTDDVPADSLAVGTPATVQELPDPLEGANQLA; encoded by the coding sequence ATGAGCGAAGCGGTACGAGAAGTCGTCCGCGGCGACGGCTGTACGATCGACGCCGACGCGACGGTCGGCTACGGCGAGTTCGACGAGCCGACGCGGATCGGCGAGAACGCGACGATCCGCGCCGGCTCGATCGTCTACGGCGACGTGACGATCGGCGACGAGTTCGCGACCGGACACGACGTCCTCGTCCGCGAAGGGACGACGATCGGTGACGACGTGCTCGTCGGAACCAAGACGGTCATCGACGGGCAGACGACGATTCGTTCGCACGTCAGCCTCCAGACCAACGTCTACGTGCCGACCGAGACGACGATCGGAAACAACGTCTTCGTCGGCCCGGGTGCGGTGCTGACCAACGACGAGTACCCCGTCCGGACCGACGACGGACTCGAGGGGCCGACGATCGAGGACGGCGCGTCGATCGGCGCGAACGCGACGCTGTTGCCCGGCGTCACGATCGGCGAGAACGCGTTCGTCGCCGCCGGGGCCGTCGTGACGGACGACGTTCCGGCTGACAGTCTGGCCGTCGGCACGCCAGCGACCGTCCAGGAGCTACCGGACCCGCTCGAGGGGGCGAACCAGCTCGCATGA